From one Paenibacillus sp. FSL K6-1330 genomic stretch:
- a CDS encoding SprT family zinc-dependent metalloprotease — protein MKIELGQQQIECHVEYGPRKKISIQIDPSGLVTVKAPNHTGDDVVLNAVRQYGDKILKQLQAIEEARTAPKVRAYEESGKFLHLGKYYSLDELIETHGLTEEALQHELKKFYFASCKKVIGERIKIYQKQLKVTPKSFTVEESRTKWGSCSSTKHLTFNYRLAMAPLEVIDYVVIHELCHLIHMNHDRSFWRLVGSMMKDYKAKEAFLAKYGHAMTL, from the coding sequence ATGAAAATTGAACTAGGACAACAACAAATAGAATGTCATGTAGAATATGGCCCACGCAAAAAGATCTCAATCCAAATTGATCCCTCAGGGCTTGTTACGGTGAAGGCACCGAATCATACAGGTGATGATGTGGTGCTGAACGCTGTGAGGCAGTATGGGGATAAAATTTTGAAACAGCTGCAAGCGATTGAGGAAGCTCGAACTGCTCCGAAGGTCAGAGCATACGAAGAGAGTGGCAAATTCCTTCATCTTGGCAAATATTATTCGCTTGATGAGTTAATCGAAACGCATGGGCTTACGGAAGAAGCGCTCCAGCATGAACTGAAGAAGTTTTACTTCGCCAGCTGTAAGAAGGTGATCGGGGAACGGATAAAGATCTATCAGAAGCAGTTGAAAGTTACGCCTAAATCCTTCACCGTTGAAGAATCGCGAACGAAGTGGGGCAGCTGCAGCTCGACTAAGCATCTTACCTTCAATTACCGTCTCGCGATGGCACCTCTTGAGGTCATTGACTATGTGGTCATTCATGAGCTCTGTCATCTCATTCACATGAATCATGATCGCTCCTTCTGGCGACTCGTTGGTAGCATGATGAAGGATTACAAAGCGAAGGAAGCGTTCCTTGCGAAGTATGGACACGCCATGACTTTATAA
- a CDS encoding LuxR C-terminal-related transcriptional regulator, with amino-acid sequence MIQEREESHFLLSTKLKLPQPLYQSVPRPRLLARLNAGLNRRATFVTAPAGYGKTTLVSDWARQLDLPVGWLSLDDKDNDLIRFWNYFMKAIEQAIGRLSDSVRAANAMLSPGQYEPFMVALLNELNSLNEPIILILDDWHVIHNTDIQASVSYFLEYLPSYVHLCFSSRSIHGFLKSRWISRDWIQEIHTQQLCFNLEETVNFFQNVEKRELQREQIERIQFQTEGWVTGLRLISLSIHDDEWMGAFKYVHSNPERVELYLYEEVFESLDEPTRQFLLNVSILQRMNGQLCKVVAGEHGAQMLAELDKRNMFLIPLDENRDWFRFHHVFGEFLLKQQRRLDPARTNVVFQSAAAWCESQGLLEEAIDYYLAGAYHSEAIRLLEQMRSLMVRREFSTMKVWLSAIPEELLMQYPYLYFSYIFSLLWSQELELSERYLQLAEKHYAASSASWSPEENNRYLGYLYYVRNFKATQYDMDMIKGLEYIHLSLQHSPKGTDLIFASPHMPLSPSIYRSYNGKRGQHLPRGLSDTFFLSMIEFMKPMDLQDSVVVCYGELLYERNELEQAEAYLKLGLQGTSQAHYQPEKVYVPASLFMSRISKSRQDISQAEKWLEEAYRRAIEDGAKEAPILLDVEMARLRVDSGDLSAAIEWKDRYKVSSDDPVSVYQLFVYIFLVRVLVETGNTQEAWALSERLLQIAVKGHRPMDALEIQVLQAMMLQVRDKPQQALLKLEEALTFAKPDDYIRVFVDKGHLVAELLAEYVQHRQKGNIRDKNAPSLAYVRRILSAFGGTAESPVQGKATLEKLLTPREYTIFRYMEEGMDNPVIVETLGIGMGTLKAHINRIYSKLQVKNRVEAIKRGKEFQG; translated from the coding sequence ATGATACAAGAGAGAGAGGAAAGCCATTTCTTGCTTTCAACTAAATTGAAACTGCCCCAGCCCCTTTATCAATCGGTCCCGCGTCCCCGGCTGCTTGCGCGATTGAATGCGGGACTAAACCGCAGGGCGACATTCGTGACGGCTCCTGCCGGATACGGTAAAACGACACTGGTCAGTGATTGGGCCAGACAACTGGACCTACCCGTCGGGTGGTTATCGCTGGATGACAAGGATAATGACCTCATCCGATTTTGGAACTACTTCATGAAAGCGATCGAACAGGCAATCGGCAGGTTGTCAGACTCCGTTCGTGCCGCGAACGCAATGCTAAGCCCGGGCCAATACGAGCCATTTATGGTTGCTCTGTTAAATGAATTGAACAGCCTGAATGAGCCGATTATTCTGATATTGGATGACTGGCATGTCATACATAATACGGATATCCAGGCGTCCGTTTCTTATTTTCTGGAGTATTTGCCTTCCTACGTGCATCTTTGTTTCTCAAGTCGAAGCATCCATGGATTTCTGAAGTCGAGATGGATTAGTCGGGACTGGATCCAGGAAATCCATACCCAGCAGCTGTGTTTCAATTTGGAGGAGACGGTGAATTTCTTCCAAAACGTTGAGAAGAGGGAGCTGCAGAGAGAGCAGATTGAACGAATCCAATTTCAAACCGAGGGCTGGGTGACAGGACTTAGGCTGATCTCGTTGTCTATTCATGATGATGAGTGGATGGGAGCTTTCAAGTACGTACATTCCAACCCGGAACGCGTCGAGCTATATTTATACGAGGAAGTGTTTGAATCGTTGGACGAGCCAACAAGGCAATTTCTGTTGAACGTCTCGATTTTACAGCGAATGAACGGTCAGCTATGTAAGGTTGTGGCTGGCGAACATGGTGCACAGATGCTAGCGGAGCTGGATAAACGCAACATGTTCCTCATCCCGCTGGATGAGAACAGGGACTGGTTCCGATTTCACCATGTATTCGGCGAGTTTTTGCTGAAGCAGCAGCGACGCCTTGATCCTGCGAGGACAAATGTGGTCTTCCAATCGGCTGCAGCCTGGTGTGAATCGCAGGGACTGCTCGAAGAAGCGATAGATTACTACTTGGCCGGAGCCTATCATTCGGAAGCGATACGTCTGCTAGAACAGATGAGAAGTTTGATGGTCCGCAGGGAATTTTCGACCATGAAGGTGTGGTTGTCGGCGATTCCCGAGGAACTGCTTATGCAGTATCCGTACCTTTATTTTTCGTACATTTTTTCGTTATTGTGGTCCCAGGAGCTGGAGCTGTCGGAACGGTATTTACAGCTAGCAGAAAAGCATTATGCTGCTTCCTCAGCAAGCTGGAGCCCGGAAGAGAATAATCGCTATTTGGGATATTTGTATTATGTAAGGAATTTTAAAGCGACCCAATATGACATGGATATGATAAAAGGACTGGAGTATATCCATCTGTCACTTCAGCATAGTCCTAAAGGAACGGATCTGATCTTTGCATCTCCTCATATGCCACTTTCTCCTTCTATCTACAGGTCATACAATGGCAAGCGCGGCCAACATTTGCCTCGGGGCCTTTCGGATACCTTCTTTTTGAGCATGATCGAGTTCATGAAGCCAATGGACCTGCAGGATTCGGTCGTTGTTTGTTATGGAGAATTACTCTACGAACGCAACGAGCTGGAGCAGGCGGAGGCTTACTTGAAGCTGGGCTTACAAGGCACGAGTCAGGCGCATTATCAACCAGAGAAGGTATACGTTCCCGCGAGTCTTTTCATGTCACGTATCAGCAAATCCAGGCAGGACATCAGTCAAGCCGAAAAATGGTTGGAGGAAGCCTATAGAAGGGCGATTGAGGATGGCGCTAAGGAAGCCCCCATCTTGCTGGATGTCGAAATGGCTCGTCTGCGAGTGGATTCTGGAGACTTATCTGCAGCTATTGAATGGAAGGATCGCTACAAGGTCTCGTCGGATGATCCGGTATCCGTATATCAGCTATTCGTCTATATCTTCCTTGTTAGAGTATTGGTGGAGACCGGCAACACTCAGGAGGCATGGGCGTTATCTGAGAGATTGCTGCAAATTGCGGTAAAAGGCCATCGTCCGATGGACGCTTTGGAGATCCAAGTGCTCCAGGCGATGATGCTGCAGGTGAGGGATAAGCCGCAACAAGCACTGCTCAAGCTGGAAGAGGCGCTTACATTTGCGAAGCCCGATGATTATATCCGTGTGTTTGTTGATAAAGGCCATCTGGTAGCAGAGCTGCTAGCGGAATATGTCCAACATCGTCAAAAAGGGAATATTCGAGATAAAAATGCGCCTTCACTTGCCTATGTGCGGAGAATATTGTCCGCTTTCGGAGGAACAGCCGAATCTCCGGTACAAGGCAAAGCAACATTAGAAAAGCTTCTGACACCGCGAGAATATACGATATTTCGTTATATGGAGGAAGGGATGGACAATCCGGTAATCGTTGAAACGCTTGGCATCGGAATGGGGACCTTGAAGGCACATATCAATCGCATTTACAGCAAGCTGCAGGTGAAAAACCGAGTCGAGGCGATTAAAAGAGGTAAAGAGTTTCAGGGTTAA
- a CDS encoding CUE domain-containing protein, with product MNSKFIAIVGAAVLTLGIGTAVYASEVAPSNFKDMIPFMKEMHPNLSDSDLEQMYNNCHGNSNTQGMMQNNSMMPTVNSGSIYN from the coding sequence ATGAACTCCAAGTTCATCGCGATAGTAGGTGCTGCTGTTTTGACACTTGGCATCGGAACTGCGGTCTATGCTTCGGAAGTAGCTCCAAGTAACTTTAAAGACATGATTCCATTCATGAAAGAAATGCATCCCAATCTCAGCGATTCCGATTTAGAGCAAATGTACAATAATTGTCACGGAAACTCGAACACCCAAGGCATGATGCAAAATAACTCTATGATGCCAACAGTAAATTCAGGCTCAATTTATAATTGA
- a CDS encoding L,D-transpeptidase family protein codes for MLAILGVFHLTTPVLPIIHDQSDLEIAIYPERHKLLVREHGQVIKTYSVAVGNPSTPTPVGDFKVEYKGTNWGPSFGPRWIGLNVPWGNFGIHGTNKPYSIGQHLSHGCIRMHNKDVIELYELIPIGTKVTIYGHVLGDTNQNPRDLAEGDVGGDVQLIQSRLKSAGYYNGECDGKFRFSTTESLKKYQRDHHLIPNGVVSRKVYEEFGLIE; via the coding sequence ATGTTGGCAATCCTAGGAGTATTTCATTTAACTACTCCTGTCTTGCCGATTATACATGATCAAAGCGATCTTGAGATTGCAATTTACCCCGAACGTCACAAATTACTTGTACGAGAACATGGGCAAGTAATTAAGACCTACTCTGTAGCTGTTGGCAATCCGTCAACTCCGACTCCAGTGGGAGATTTTAAAGTTGAATATAAAGGAACGAATTGGGGACCCTCATTTGGCCCACGTTGGATAGGATTAAATGTACCGTGGGGGAATTTTGGAATTCACGGTACGAATAAGCCCTATTCAATTGGTCAACACCTTAGCCATGGTTGTATCCGGATGCATAATAAGGATGTTATTGAACTGTACGAATTAATTCCGATTGGAACCAAAGTAACGATATACGGTCATGTACTTGGAGACACAAATCAAAATCCGAGGGATTTAGCTGAAGGGGATGTTGGTGGAGATGTGCAGCTTATTCAATCTCGGCTAAAAAGTGCAGGATATTACAATGGGGAATGTGACGGGAAGTTCCGCTTCAGTACAACCGAGTCACTTAAGAAATATCAGAGGGATCATCACCTTATTCCAAATGGTGTTGTTTCTCGAAAGGTATATGAAGAGTTTGGTTTGATTGAATAG
- a CDS encoding S-layer homology domain-containing protein gives MRRIFCISMALFLVIGIIPFQAFASNDAMSGDGTANNPYVITTLNQLNAVRNDLNAHYKLGADIDASETANWSNGAGFMPIGNDGNGNSPFTGVFDGAGHVIRNLTIHQPKIDIVGLFGMVGSNGVIDHIALEGGSIIGNNHVGGLAGRNTGTIEQSYVTGTVRSQMATVGGLVGYNGIHGKITSSYSTSPVIGTNYVGGLAGRNDGTVSDSYAAGTISGTSIVGGLVGDNEGGEILRSYATGAVSGSAEHVGGLVGYNISALISQSYATGAVHGGSAVGGLVGSTDHGSIIQSYATGSVSGRDHIVGGLVGSNSGTFSDSFWDAETVGLDNACGYDTYGSCKATGLTTAHALTPSSYSGWDFNNDWFMVEDSTRPFLRSEWSAAIGNSHQLQLMAMDLSANYTLAQGIDFDTTFTDNSRSDMWATSIGNGFGFEPIGNDSTPFTGTLDGQGYDITGLYINRSSLLSVGMFGHISGGEVRDVHLKNGDVTGGFQTGMLSGQNGSSSQIMKVHVSGNVTGADKTGGLIGNNDGMIGSSSSTATVNGMNEVGGLVGRNSIGSVTEAVYATGSVSGNSHIGGLIGLNAGLANKAYATGQVDGQFNVGGLVGLLDMNSQVNLSFAAGTVTGMDFVGGLVGRNESGKVNDSYAIGSASGRSDVGGLVGRNIGDIRTTYAVGGVTGSGEVGGLVGREFGTVTASFYNKETTGQSDTGKGEPRVTSEMKQHALFGTEWDFSGIWVLQEGAMFPVLQGIAANLEWDAAPPTVTSAKIKREHPNNVIVTFDEEVTLTDAGGITITADGRPATITRVSGSGTHTLVFNVDKAFEEDQQVLLSYDKQSGNISDHANNALLSLTDRIIDNLTLPVDHTPPSISITMTTADGMEYVDRTWSNQTVNVSAEASDESGVTSFTYSLNDGVSWSSYLSDIVLRDEGVHTISFKAVDTAGNESIERRTVCISTTGITLTPTLVKADGSEYTSGEWARSSVTLSVYAESRVSEITNLTYTLNGGPSQAYENKALIEISSEGENNIRFEASNQAGNTLFLDITVKIDNTPPSITIHPNGSEMQATSATPRVTVIDSGSSIDKASLEFHWTTDSSMPATGWRPFVNEATLMKSGVDGDWYLHVRAQDQTGNAVNVTSSRYRLITQPTSEASDANLTNGSHIYSLPSNTFLVGLEGRTIAFEGGQILIPAKALKRPFYLSINLTLPDDDFLLSEGERLISKIVEFKKDVSGKFDTEVTIRLKFDANAIQKGRHVLQLRQFNEDTKEWLALDNVNIDWDEGIISGTTDHFTSFAIFARTMVPAEIGVTFTDVKGHWAQKNIEKLAGKGVVNGYTDGSFRPDRTISRAELAAILVHALGLTSKGNKEFADTTNHWAREAISTAYYYGIIQGYDSVTFGPDDFITREEMAQMVVQAFQLDHARTNKIFTDQDKIAAWAQEAMMIAVDHGIMKGYPNDMIKPKSHASRAEAITVIWRAMETKGLD, from the coding sequence ATGAGACGCATCTTCTGTATTTCGATGGCATTATTTCTCGTGATAGGCATCATCCCGTTTCAAGCATTCGCTTCGAATGATGCAATGTCCGGTGACGGGACGGCGAACAATCCTTACGTCATTACAACGTTAAATCAATTAAACGCCGTGCGTAATGATTTGAATGCTCATTACAAGCTCGGAGCGGATATCGATGCTTCGGAGACAGCAAATTGGAGTAACGGGGCTGGCTTTATGCCTATAGGCAACGACGGAAACGGGAATAGCCCGTTCACCGGTGTCTTTGATGGAGCTGGACATGTCATCCGCAATCTGACCATTCATCAGCCCAAGATTGACATTGTCGGCCTATTCGGGATGGTAGGCTCCAACGGGGTGATAGACCATATCGCTCTCGAAGGAGGTTCGATCATCGGAAACAACCATGTAGGCGGGCTTGCAGGGCGTAACACTGGAACGATTGAGCAGTCCTACGTTACCGGAACGGTTAGAAGCCAGATGGCCACCGTCGGAGGGTTGGTCGGATACAATGGCATTCACGGTAAAATAACCTCCTCTTACTCTACGAGTCCCGTCATCGGTACCAATTATGTCGGTGGCTTGGCAGGGCGTAATGACGGGACGGTGAGTGACTCCTATGCTGCCGGTACGATCAGTGGCACCTCTATAGTCGGAGGGTTAGTAGGGGATAATGAAGGTGGGGAAATACTCCGGTCATACGCCACGGGTGCCGTCAGCGGGAGCGCTGAACATGTCGGCGGCCTGGTCGGTTATAATATTTCTGCTCTCATTAGTCAGTCATACGCCACGGGAGCTGTACATGGCGGGAGTGCTGTCGGCGGTCTTGTGGGCAGCACGGACCACGGATCGATCATTCAGTCATACGCCACTGGCAGCGTCAGCGGGCGCGATCATATTGTGGGTGGTCTGGTTGGGAGTAATAGCGGAACTTTTAGCGACAGTTTCTGGGATGCCGAAACGGTCGGCTTGGATAACGCCTGCGGATACGATACATACGGATCTTGTAAAGCGACCGGCCTCACTACCGCACATGCACTAACCCCATCGAGTTACTCGGGCTGGGATTTCAACAATGACTGGTTTATGGTCGAAGACTCGACACGACCATTCCTTCGCTCCGAATGGTCGGCCGCAATTGGGAACTCGCATCAACTGCAACTGATGGCCATGGATCTGTCAGCGAATTACACACTGGCGCAGGGTATTGATTTCGACACAACGTTCACTGACAACAGTCGCTCCGATATGTGGGCGACGAGTATAGGGAACGGTTTCGGCTTTGAACCAATCGGTAATGACAGCACTCCGTTCACAGGTACGCTCGACGGCCAAGGATATGATATTACGGGCCTTTATATCAACAGGAGCAGTTTGTTGAGTGTCGGTATGTTCGGTCATATTTCTGGCGGTGAGGTTCGAGACGTTCATTTAAAGAACGGAGATGTCACCGGTGGCTTTCAGACAGGCATGCTGTCGGGACAGAACGGCTCCAGCAGTCAGATTATGAAGGTCCATGTTTCAGGGAATGTTACCGGAGCAGACAAGACGGGTGGTCTGATCGGGAATAACGACGGAATGATCGGCAGTTCTAGTTCGACTGCGACGGTCAATGGAATGAACGAAGTCGGTGGACTGGTCGGAAGGAACAGCATAGGGAGTGTTACTGAGGCTGTGTATGCTACCGGGAGCGTTAGCGGAAACAGCCATATCGGTGGATTGATCGGCTTGAATGCGGGTCTGGCAAATAAGGCGTACGCAACGGGTCAAGTTGATGGTCAATTCAATGTCGGCGGGTTGGTCGGACTCCTTGATATGAATAGCCAAGTTAACCTATCCTTCGCCGCTGGGACTGTTACCGGAATGGATTTTGTCGGAGGCCTCGTGGGGCGGAATGAGAGCGGTAAGGTCAATGATTCGTACGCAATCGGTTCCGCTTCCGGTCGTTCCGATGTTGGCGGACTCGTGGGAAGGAATATCGGTGACATCAGGACCACTTATGCCGTCGGCGGTGTAACCGGCAGCGGCGAAGTCGGCGGGTTGGTCGGACGGGAGTTCGGCACGGTTACAGCGAGCTTCTATAATAAGGAAACGACCGGACAATCTGATACTGGCAAAGGTGAACCGCGGGTGACGTCGGAAATGAAACAGCATGCACTCTTCGGTACCGAGTGGGACTTCAGCGGAATATGGGTGTTACAGGAGGGAGCCATGTTTCCTGTTCTACAAGGAATTGCAGCGAACCTGGAATGGGACGCTGCTCCACCAACCGTCACCAGTGCGAAGATCAAACGTGAGCATCCGAATAACGTCATCGTGACCTTTGATGAAGAAGTCACCCTCACTGACGCCGGAGGTATTACAATTACAGCGGACGGGAGGCCTGCTACTATTACTCGGGTGAGCGGATCGGGAACTCATACGCTTGTCTTTAATGTAGATAAAGCATTTGAAGAAGATCAACAGGTTCTCCTATCCTACGATAAACAATCCGGAAATATTTCCGACCACGCAAACAATGCGTTGCTCAGTTTAACGGATCGAATCATCGACAATCTGACTCTTCCCGTTGACCATACACCGCCATCCATCTCCATTACGATGACCACGGCGGATGGAATGGAATATGTTGATCGCACGTGGAGCAATCAAACGGTTAACGTAAGTGCAGAAGCATCTGACGAGTCTGGCGTCACTTCATTTACGTATTCGCTAAATGACGGAGTGTCGTGGAGTTCTTATTTATCAGATATCGTCCTTCGTGATGAAGGTGTTCATACAATTTCGTTCAAGGCCGTCGATACAGCGGGCAATGAATCGATTGAACGACGTACAGTCTGCATCAGCACAACGGGTATAACTTTGACGCCTACACTAGTGAAGGCGGATGGAAGTGAATATACGAGCGGCGAATGGGCTAGGTCGAGCGTAACCTTGAGCGTCTATGCCGAATCGAGAGTCAGCGAGATCACTAATCTGACCTACACCCTGAATGGGGGGCCTTCACAAGCCTACGAGAACAAGGCCCTCATTGAAATATCGAGCGAAGGCGAAAATAACATTCGTTTTGAGGCGTCCAATCAAGCGGGCAATACGTTATTCCTGGACATCACGGTGAAGATCGACAATACGCCGCCATCGATTACGATTCACCCTAATGGAAGTGAAATGCAGGCAACATCGGCAACACCGAGGGTAACGGTCATTGATTCAGGAAGCAGCATAGATAAAGCCTCGCTGGAGTTTCATTGGACGACCGATTCGTCCATGCCAGCTACAGGCTGGAGACCATTTGTGAACGAGGCTACGCTTATGAAAAGTGGTGTTGACGGTGATTGGTACTTGCATGTAAGAGCACAGGACCAAACAGGTAATGCGGTTAACGTCACGTCCAGCCGATATCGTTTGATAACCCAGCCGACGAGTGAAGCAAGCGATGCAAATCTCACTAACGGTAGCCATATATATTCACTGCCGAGCAACACCTTTCTTGTAGGCTTGGAAGGGAGAACCATTGCTTTTGAGGGGGGACAGATTCTCATTCCTGCTAAAGCACTGAAGAGGCCATTTTATTTATCCATAAATCTAACACTTCCAGATGATGATTTTCTCCTATCCGAAGGAGAACGATTAATTAGTAAAATCGTAGAGTTTAAAAAAGATGTATCCGGAAAATTCGATACAGAGGTAACCATCCGCTTGAAATTTGACGCCAACGCCATACAAAAAGGCCGTCATGTGCTCCAACTCCGTCAGTTTAACGAAGATACGAAGGAATGGTTAGCGCTGGATAACGTCAACATTGACTGGGATGAGGGGATTATAAGTGGTACAACCGACCACTTTACTTCATTTGCGATTTTCGCGAGAACGATGGTGCCAGCTGAAATCGGTGTTACGTTTACCGATGTGAAGGGTCATTGGGCACAAAAGAACATTGAGAAACTCGCAGGAAAAGGCGTTGTGAACGGTTATACAGACGGAAGTTTCAGACCTGATCGTACGATTAGCCGAGCAGAATTAGCAGCAATCCTGGTTCATGCATTGGGGCTCACTAGTAAAGGTAATAAGGAATTCGCCGATACAACGAATCATTGGGCGAGGGAAGCCATTTCAACAGCGTATTATTACGGAATCATTCAAGGATACGATTCGGTTACCTTTGGCCCCGACGATTTCATAACGCGCGAAGAAATGGCACAAATGGTGGTTCAAGCTTTTCAATTGGACCATGCGCGTACCAACAAAATCTTTACCGATCAGGATAAAATTGCAGCTTGGGCACAGGAAGCGATGATGATTGCAGTAGATCATGGAATCATGAAGGGTTATCCAAACGACATGATAAAACCCAAATCTCATGCTAGCCGTGCAGAAGCGATTACCGTGATTTGGCGCGCCATGGAGACAAAAGGCTTGGATTAA
- a CDS encoding GNAT family N-acetyltransferase produces MLTTQQLQDIEQLQKECEIHDHVQLKLNWEMLRDRQTEPLDFFHYENGELIAFLGLYAFGSTVEVCGMVKPNERRKGHFGRLFHLAMEKVNSNGYKKILLNAPAGSDAAAFFLNKQGAEYAFSEHQMEWRHTPLEETDDILLRQATEEDFEMRVRLSVTAFGLDEDDARSMESHRFADHTDMLMIDVNEETVGKLRVSREEGQAWIYGFSILPEYQGRGIGRKVLRQVVKEQSSAGFTVHLEVETRNDHALRLYESVGFKSVHVQDYYKYECR; encoded by the coding sequence ATGTTAACGACACAGCAACTACAAGACATTGAACAATTGCAAAAAGAGTGTGAAATTCATGATCATGTACAACTGAAGCTTAACTGGGAAATGCTAAGAGATCGCCAAACGGAGCCGCTTGATTTTTTTCATTATGAAAACGGCGAACTTATAGCGTTTTTAGGACTGTATGCTTTTGGTTCTACTGTCGAGGTATGCGGCATGGTAAAACCAAATGAACGTCGAAAGGGGCATTTCGGGCGGTTGTTTCACCTGGCAATGGAAAAAGTAAACTCAAATGGATACAAGAAAATCTTGTTGAACGCGCCTGCGGGATCCGATGCGGCAGCATTCTTTTTGAATAAACAAGGTGCCGAGTATGCATTCTCGGAACATCAAATGGAATGGCGACATACGCCTCTGGAGGAGACGGACGATATTCTTCTGAGACAGGCAACTGAAGAGGATTTCGAAATGAGGGTTCGTTTGTCCGTAACGGCGTTCGGATTGGACGAAGATGACGCCAGATCGATGGAAAGCCACCGTTTCGCGGATCATACGGATATGCTCATGATAGACGTAAACGAAGAAACGGTTGGGAAACTTCGGGTAAGTCGTGAAGAGGGGCAGGCGTGGATCTATGGTTTCTCCATTTTGCCGGAATATCAGGGCAGAGGTATAGGCAGAAAAGTGCTTCGTCAAGTCGTTAAAGAGCAAAGCTCTGCCGGATTTACGGTACACTTAGAAGTCGAAACGAGAAACGACCATGCTCTTAGATTATACGAGTCGGTTGGATTCAAATCAGTGCATGTACAAGATTATTATAAATATGAATGCAGATGA